One window from the genome of Gimesia aquarii encodes:
- a CDS encoding PstS family phosphate ABC transporter substrate-binding protein: MITTNIGKVLGLLCLAVSVSLVGAGCNGKSETGTEPAAKKAGTETDPAGGTGEALSGSVKIDGSSTVYPISEAVAEEFRNVHPKVRPIVGISGTGGGMKKFIAGEIDICDASRGMKEKEAAACKEKGIEFIELSVAFDGLAVIANPKNTWCDCLTVGQLKELWRPESGVKQWKDLDPKWPAKDIKLYGPGTDSGTFDYFTEAIVGEEKASRADYTASEDDNVLVTGVQSDENALGYFGYAYYEENKDKLKLLAVDGGKGCTKPSLETVRDNSYAPLSRPLFIYVRKSALERPEVVAFVKFYLENAAQLAKEVGYVPVSDEVAKANQDALKGALSK, encoded by the coding sequence ATGATCACAACAAATATAGGGAAAGTATTGGGACTGCTCTGCTTGGCGGTTAGTGTTTCCCTGGTTGGGGCTGGCTGTAATGGGAAAAGTGAGACTGGAACAGAACCCGCTGCAAAAAAAGCCGGTACTGAAACTGATCCTGCCGGTGGTACAGGTGAAGCACTCTCTGGTAGTGTAAAAATTGACGGTTCCAGTACTGTGTACCCCATTAGTGAAGCGGTCGCTGAAGAGTTCCGTAATGTGCATCCCAAAGTGCGTCCGATTGTTGGTATTTCGGGTACCGGTGGCGGGATGAAAAAGTTTATCGCCGGCGAAATCGACATCTGTGATGCCTCACGTGGAATGAAAGAAAAAGAAGCTGCCGCCTGTAAAGAAAAAGGGATTGAATTTATAGAACTCTCTGTCGCATTCGATGGTTTGGCTGTGATTGCAAATCCTAAGAATACCTGGTGTGACTGCTTGACAGTTGGCCAACTTAAGGAATTATGGCGACCTGAAAGCGGAGTCAAGCAGTGGAAAGACCTTGATCCCAAATGGCCTGCAAAAGATATTAAGCTATATGGGCCAGGTACTGATTCCGGTACTTTTGATTACTTTACTGAAGCAATCGTAGGCGAAGAAAAAGCGAGTCGTGCAGATTATACCGCTAGCGAAGATGATAACGTCCTGGTGACTGGAGTTCAGTCAGATGAAAATGCTCTAGGTTATTTTGGATACGCTTATTACGAAGAGAACAAAGACAAACTGAAATTATTAGCCGTGGATGGTGGTAAAGGTTGCACAAAGCCCTCTTTGGAAACGGTGCGTGATAACTCTTACGCTCCTCTTTCTCGCCCTTTGTTTATCTATGTTCGAAAGTCTGCTTTAGAACGACCTGAAGTTGTAGCATTCGTGAAATTTTATCTTGAAAACGCAGCGCAACTTGCCAAAGAAGTAGGGTATGTGCCTGTATCAGATGAAGTTGCCAAGGCAAACCAAGATGCCCTTAAGGGAGCATTGTCTAAGTGA
- a CDS encoding HAMP domain-containing sensor histidine kinase, producing MWSSRLFWKLFLVYAGLNIASAIVFALIVSGRQQTQVDEQVRQRLHDSAVIMGSSLEGVFQQGPTESLQKKVKKLGKKTGTRLTLIDMDGVVIADSDQDTLKLVQDMENHKNRVEIIQAISTGSGSSKRMSPTLSEPMLYYAVLFKEEEQPEGVVRVAITMAKIQEEVSAVEKLIWGIALVVSFTVMLLTYWVVARMIRPLTILTNAAESIAGGEYDQKLYFPQHDELGILAQSFNHMSHEMAERVRQLQASGDRLGTVLEGMVEGVIAINERQHVLFANESAGRLLFFSPEEAEGKPLFESVRNHQLQRAVTEVLNTLEPQRMEVELESTSDRILGVTTTPLPGEPCPGLVIVLFDMTELRRLESLRQEFVANVSHELKTPLSSIKAYTETLIRGAKDDPEISQTFLMRIEEQAERLHELIMDLISLASIESGNQVFDIIDIELGPFVEICLVDQQKVAEAKNIELIVEAKEPGIKVKADEEGLHQILGNLINNAIKYTPDQGRITIRWEWDDPNMVLLEVEDTGIGIEEKHQARLFERFFRVDKARSRELGGTGLGLSIVKHLVQSFNGTIGVTSKVGEGTTFTVRLPRG from the coding sequence ATGTGGTCTTCGCGATTGTTCTGGAAGCTGTTTCTGGTTTATGCCGGTTTAAATATTGCGTCTGCGATCGTGTTTGCTTTGATTGTTTCCGGGCGTCAGCAAACTCAGGTTGATGAGCAGGTTCGACAACGCCTGCATGATTCAGCTGTCATTATGGGGAGCAGCTTGGAGGGTGTTTTCCAACAGGGGCCTACGGAAAGTCTGCAAAAAAAAGTCAAAAAACTTGGGAAGAAGACAGGGACGCGGCTGACTTTGATTGATATGGATGGTGTTGTCATTGCCGACTCTGACCAGGATACCTTGAAGTTGGTTCAAGACATGGAAAATCACAAAAACCGCGTTGAAATTATTCAGGCGATTTCTACCGGCTCTGGTAGTTCTAAACGAATGAGTCCGACTTTGAGTGAGCCGATGCTGTATTATGCTGTTTTATTTAAAGAAGAGGAGCAGCCCGAAGGTGTGGTGCGCGTTGCGATTACGATGGCGAAAATCCAGGAAGAAGTTTCTGCTGTTGAAAAGCTGATTTGGGGTATTGCTTTAGTTGTCAGTTTTACGGTGATGCTACTGACTTACTGGGTTGTAGCGCGAATGATTCGACCTTTGACCATTTTGACAAACGCTGCCGAATCGATTGCCGGGGGAGAATATGATCAGAAGCTCTATTTTCCACAACATGATGAATTGGGGATTCTGGCTCAATCTTTCAATCACATGAGCCATGAGATGGCAGAACGCGTGAGACAGTTGCAGGCAAGCGGAGATCGTTTGGGGACTGTGCTGGAAGGTATGGTAGAAGGAGTGATCGCGATCAATGAACGCCAGCATGTACTGTTTGCAAACGAATCTGCCGGTCGACTTCTTTTTTTCTCACCCGAAGAGGCTGAGGGAAAGCCACTTTTTGAGTCAGTTCGCAATCATCAGCTACAAAGAGCGGTGACGGAAGTACTGAATACCTTAGAGCCTCAACGTATGGAAGTCGAACTGGAGAGCACCAGTGATCGGATTTTAGGGGTAACAACGACACCTTTGCCCGGAGAACCTTGTCCTGGATTAGTAATTGTTTTGTTTGATATGACGGAGCTTCGGAGGTTGGAGTCATTAAGACAGGAGTTTGTGGCCAATGTATCGCATGAACTGAAAACTCCCTTAAGCTCAATCAAAGCCTATACGGAAACGCTTATTCGAGGGGCGAAGGACGATCCGGAAATCAGTCAGACATTTTTAATGAGAATTGAAGAACAGGCTGAGCGTCTACATGAATTAATTATGGACCTGATTAGCTTAGCGAGTATTGAATCAGGAAATCAGGTCTTTGACATTATTGACATCGAATTAGGGCCCTTTGTTGAAATATGTCTCGTTGACCAGCAGAAAGTTGCCGAAGCTAAAAACATCGAATTGATAGTCGAAGCAAAAGAGCCTGGCATTAAAGTGAAAGCGGATGAAGAAGGCTTGCATCAAATTCTTGGCAACTTGATTAATAATGCGATTAAATACACTCCCGACCAGGGGCGGATTACGATTCGCTGGGAATGGGATGATCCCAATATGGTACTTCTGGAAGTGGAAGACACAGGAATCGGGATTGAGGAAAAACACCAGGCGCGCCTGTTCGAACGGTTTTTCCGGGTTGATAAAGCCCGTTCGCGTGAACTTGGTGGAACCGGGCTCGGGCTTTCCATTGTTAAGCATCTGGTTCAGTCCTTCAATGGTACTATTGGCGTGACCAGTAAAGTCGGTGAAGGAACCACCTTTACCGTTCGGCTTCCCAGAGGCTAA
- a CDS encoding carboxypeptidase-like regulatory domain-containing protein, producing MLRSILGTILVVMTTGCGGGVEAKPLPKTVPVSGVVTLNGQPLASATVTFIPHGQTKGIECQGTTDESGQYTLKQQHGTEGAPPGNYKVVVSRLLRGDGTPLPKEGAGAGGIATETLSRRYSDVTKTKLTAVVPQEGGEFKFDLKSKK from the coding sequence ATGTTACGTTCCATTTTAGGTACAATTCTTGTTGTAATGACCACTGGTTGTGGTGGAGGCGTCGAAGCAAAGCCATTGCCAAAAACAGTTCCTGTTTCTGGTGTCGTGACTTTGAATGGACAACCTCTAGCATCTGCCACAGTAACATTTATTCCCCATGGACAGACAAAGGGGATTGAGTGTCAGGGGACGACCGACGAATCAGGGCAGTACACACTCAAACAACAGCATGGGACAGAGGGAGCGCCTCCCGGGAATTACAAAGTAGTCGTCAGCCGTCTATTACGGGGGGATGGAACACCACTTCCTAAGGAAGGTGCGGGGGCAGGGGGAATTGCAACAGAAACACTTTCACGCCGTTATAGTGACGTAACCAAAACAAAATTGACAGCCGTCGTACCTCAAGAGGGGGGCGAGTTCAAGTTCGACCTTAAGAGCAAGAAATAG
- a CDS encoding DUF1559 domain-containing protein — protein sequence MNWGHMRRRGFTLIELLVVIAIIAILIALLLPAVQQAREAARRSTCKNNLKQLGLALHNYLDTHRVFPPGNIGRCTTPDLNSSGLVMLLPFIDQAPLYNQFNFNGTMYTWEVSGCNSGLIGTHADDPSTNGNLAPVQEVLPAFLCPTDPNPTRIPPGQGCYAPTSLDTTHSGAGRTNYDFISNITNWQNCAEWNSIGLSTRAMFGDNSFCSVRDVVDGTSNTIAMAETTRSVRNGNSTAWGYRGHVMLGISLQHRGINIFAAGEASTGKLDSWGYAGSLHTGGIHILMGDGAVRFLSENIDTTTRINLSRMADGQVLGEF from the coding sequence ATGAATTGGGGCCATATGCGGAGGCGCGGATTTACACTCATCGAATTATTAGTAGTCATTGCAATTATCGCAATTTTGATTGCATTATTGCTTCCCGCAGTTCAGCAGGCGCGGGAAGCGGCGCGGCGTTCTACGTGTAAAAATAATCTGAAACAGTTGGGATTGGCACTACACAACTACCTTGACACACATCGAGTCTTTCCTCCCGGTAACATTGGTCGTTGTACCACACCAGATTTGAACAGCTCGGGGTTGGTGATGTTACTGCCTTTTATTGATCAGGCGCCACTTTACAACCAGTTCAATTTCAACGGAACGATGTATACATGGGAAGTCTCTGGATGTAATAGTGGTTTAATCGGTACGCATGCCGATGACCCCTCAACAAACGGCAATCTGGCTCCAGTACAAGAAGTATTGCCGGCGTTTCTGTGTCCCACGGACCCGAATCCTACTCGAATTCCACCTGGGCAAGGTTGTTATGCTCCCACATCCCTCGATACCACCCACAGTGGTGCGGGTAGAACTAACTATGATTTCATTTCCAATATTACGAATTGGCAAAATTGCGCTGAGTGGAATTCAATCGGACTTTCTACACGTGCTATGTTTGGTGACAACAGTTTTTGCAGTGTGCGAGATGTTGTAGACGGCACCAGCAACACGATTGCCATGGCTGAAACAACTCGGTCTGTACGAAATGGTAATTCGACTGCCTGGGGTTATCGAGGGCACGTGATGCTGGGAATCAGCCTCCAACATCGTGGCATAAACATCTTTGCTGCTGGTGAAGCTAGTACAGGAAAATTGGACAGCTGGGGATATGCAGGAAGCCTTCACACAGGAGGGATCCATATTCTGATGGGAGATGGTGCAGTCCGTTTCCTTAGTGAGAACATCGATACAACGACCAGGATTAATTTATCAAGAATGGCTGACGGTCAAGTCTTAGGTGAATTCTAA
- a CDS encoding Trx7/PDZ domain-containing (seleno)protein has translation MLRTVFIFTLLLMTSTSFSFAQTREEKVRQDREKVESSGYWIYNDLQKGFEQARQTKKPMLIVLRCIPCEECVKLDEDLMEKDEHLKPLMDQFVRVRLISTNGLDLSLFQYDYDQSFAVFMLNADRTVYGRFGTRSHHTLWAEDVSIEALNKAMQGALNLHADYTAIKASLKGKQGKQPDVASPEQYPLLAGKYRSTINKKKNVVKSCIHCHQIGDAQRDFFLRNQKSIPERILFQYPHPKILGLILDPKEKAVVKEIIADSIATQSGFQKGDQILTLEGQPMLSIADVQWVLHHAQPQDRLTAEIDRKGQKRDLTLSLPTGWKRKDDLSWRVSSWPLRRMVLGGAVLEELTPDERKEVGLPPDGKSMALRIRHLGQYGLHATAKRAGFQKGDIIISFNGKNDLYRETDILAYGVNELKPGQKFDVTVLRGKKRIDLPLPRQK, from the coding sequence ATGCTGAGAACTGTTTTCATATTTACTTTACTCTTGATGACGTCGACATCTTTTTCTTTCGCACAAACTCGTGAAGAAAAAGTTCGACAGGATCGAGAAAAGGTGGAGTCAAGTGGATATTGGATTTACAACGATCTCCAGAAAGGTTTTGAGCAAGCACGACAGACGAAGAAACCGATGTTGATCGTTTTGCGTTGCATTCCTTGCGAAGAGTGTGTGAAACTGGATGAGGATTTGATGGAGAAAGATGAGCATCTCAAGCCACTGATGGATCAGTTCGTTCGAGTGCGACTCATTTCGACAAATGGCTTAGACCTGTCTCTTTTTCAATACGATTACGACCAGTCGTTTGCCGTATTCATGCTGAATGCAGATCGAACCGTTTACGGACGATTTGGTACCCGCTCGCATCATACCCTTTGGGCCGAAGATGTTTCGATTGAAGCCCTGAATAAAGCGATGCAAGGTGCTTTGAATTTGCATGCGGATTACACTGCGATTAAAGCATCACTCAAAGGAAAACAAGGAAAACAGCCTGATGTGGCTTCTCCTGAGCAATATCCCTTACTTGCCGGAAAGTATCGATCAACGATTAATAAGAAAAAGAATGTTGTCAAGAGTTGTATTCACTGCCACCAGATTGGAGATGCACAGCGCGACTTTTTTCTGAGAAATCAAAAATCTATTCCTGAGCGAATCTTGTTTCAGTATCCACATCCGAAAATTTTGGGGCTGATATTAGACCCAAAAGAAAAAGCGGTGGTAAAAGAGATTATTGCTGATTCGATCGCCACTCAATCCGGTTTTCAGAAAGGGGATCAAATTTTAACGCTGGAGGGACAACCGATGCTCTCGATTGCAGACGTTCAATGGGTACTCCATCATGCGCAACCTCAAGATCGTCTCACAGCTGAAATTGATCGAAAGGGACAAAAACGCGACCTTACACTCTCACTCCCCACAGGCTGGAAACGAAAAGATGATCTTTCCTGGCGGGTCAGCAGTTGGCCTCTTCGTAGAATGGTTCTGGGGGGAGCCGTTTTAGAAGAATTAACTCCAGATGAACGTAAAGAGGTTGGACTTCCTCCAGATGGAAAGTCGATGGCACTTAGGATACGCCATCTTGGTCAGTATGGATTGCATGCGACTGCAAAGCGGGCAGGCTTCCAAAAAGGCGATATTATCATTTCGTTCAATGGGAAAAATGATTTATACCGTGAAACCGACATTCTCGCGTATGGAGTGAATGAATTAAAGCCGGGACAAAAATTTGACGTCACTGTTCTTCGGGGAAAAAAACGAATTGACCTGCCACTACCACGGCAAAAATAG
- the tuf gene encoding elongation factor Tu, with product MIQKIHVNVGTIGHIDHGKTTLTAAMLRVQAEKGLAKVKSYHDIAKGGIVRDKSKTVTIIASHVRYETEVRTYAHIDCPGHADYIKNMITGAAQMDGAVLLVSAADGPMPQTREHILLARQVGVPYLVVFLNKCDLVDDPELIELVEMELRELLSRYGFPGDEIPFIRGSAKLAHDNPADKEASKCINQLLSALDTYIPDPDRMIDKPFLMPIENVFMIEGRGTVVTGRIEKGMIRTGDSVEIIGLTNQARVDIVTQVESFSEVLETGYAGNNVGCLLRKTRYDEVSRGQVLAATGSITSHQNFEAEVYVLKKEEGGRHTPFFNGYTPQFFFRTTDVTGTATVLGNVDMALPGDGVKLSISLKHPVALMDGDRFAVREGGKTVGSGVITKVIT from the coding sequence ATGATTCAGAAAATTCATGTCAACGTTGGAACCATTGGTCACATCGACCACGGAAAAACAACACTTACGGCTGCGATGTTGCGAGTCCAGGCAGAGAAAGGCCTCGCAAAAGTCAAATCTTACCATGACATTGCCAAAGGCGGCATCGTACGTGACAAAAGTAAAACCGTAACGATTATCGCTTCGCATGTGAGGTATGAAACTGAGGTCCGAACTTATGCTCACATTGACTGTCCGGGCCATGCCGACTACATCAAAAATATGATTACCGGTGCGGCTCAGATGGATGGTGCAGTGTTGCTTGTTTCTGCTGCGGATGGTCCGATGCCACAAACGCGTGAGCATATTCTCTTGGCTCGTCAGGTGGGTGTGCCATATCTGGTTGTATTTCTTAACAAATGCGATCTGGTTGACGATCCGGAGTTGATCGAACTTGTGGAAATGGAACTGCGGGAATTGCTGTCTAGATACGGTTTCCCAGGTGATGAGATTCCATTTATTCGTGGGTCCGCAAAGCTTGCCCATGACAATCCGGCAGACAAAGAAGCTTCTAAGTGTATCAATCAGTTACTCAGTGCTTTAGATACTTATATCCCCGATCCTGATCGGATGATCGACAAGCCTTTTTTGATGCCGATCGAGAACGTATTTATGATTGAAGGTCGTGGAACGGTTGTAACGGGTAGAATTGAGAAGGGAATGATTCGAACAGGTGATTCGGTTGAGATCATTGGTCTGACCAATCAGGCGCGAGTCGATATCGTCACTCAAGTCGAATCTTTCAGCGAAGTGTTAGAAACAGGTTACGCAGGCAACAATGTTGGTTGTCTGTTACGCAAGACCCGTTACGACGAAGTGTCGCGTGGTCAGGTCTTGGCAGCCACAGGTTCAATCACTTCACATCAGAATTTTGAAGCGGAAGTTTATGTATTGAAGAAGGAGGAAGGTGGACGTCATACGCCGTTTTTTAACGGATATACGCCACAATTCTTTTTCCGTACAACGGATGTCACTGGAACAGCAACGGTACTCGGCAATGTTGACATGGCGCTGCCAGGTGATGGGGTAAAACTGAGTATTTCACTCAAACACCCTGTTGCTTTGATGGATGGCGACCGATTTGCCGTGCGTGAAGGTGGTAAGACTGTTGGTTCAGGTGTAATTACAAAAGTGATTACCTGA
- a CDS encoding ExeA family protein — protein MYQSYWNLQSGPFEEKMEATFFYESHPHQAGLLKLQYLIENSKGAGLLVGGSGIGKSYLCHVLKSQLADVNQPFVHLVFPQLSPIELISYLAVELGAEEANIEPSAPGKDRIIRALHRQLLLLCEQGRKPVIVIDEAHLIVDQRIFETLHQLLNFQQTSEIDFTLLLVGDQLLLSHLQRSAQLDDRIAVRCLLKPFSIEDTRGYVEHRLEVAGRNEPIFEDDGFQTLFELTQGNPRKINRLCDLALLVGYADELPLISSDVLEAVAEELVTSIPD, from the coding sequence AAAAATGGAAGCCACTTTTTTTTACGAAAGTCATCCACATCAGGCAGGGTTGTTGAAGCTTCAATACCTCATTGAGAACAGCAAAGGCGCAGGTCTTCTTGTCGGTGGTTCCGGGATTGGTAAGTCTTATCTGTGTCATGTGTTGAAAAGCCAATTGGCTGATGTCAATCAGCCTTTTGTGCATCTGGTTTTTCCGCAACTATCGCCCATTGAATTGATTTCGTATCTCGCTGTCGAGTTAGGCGCAGAAGAAGCCAATATTGAGCCAAGTGCTCCCGGGAAAGATCGAATTATCCGGGCATTACACAGACAGCTTCTGTTACTTTGTGAACAGGGCCGCAAGCCTGTGATCGTCATTGATGAAGCACATTTGATTGTCGATCAGCGAATTTTTGAGACACTACATCAGCTCTTGAATTTTCAACAGACTTCTGAAATCGACTTTACTTTGCTGCTGGTAGGCGACCAACTCCTCTTAAGCCATCTACAACGATCAGCACAACTTGATGATCGGATCGCTGTTCGCTGCCTTCTAAAACCATTTTCCATTGAAGATACGCGTGGCTATGTCGAGCATCGACTGGAAGTAGCCGGTCGAAATGAACCCATTTTTGAAGACGATGGCTTTCAGACTCTGTTCGAACTGACGCAAGGGAATCCACGCAAAATCAATCGTCTTTGTGATTTAGCACTGCTGGTCGGCTATGCAGATGAATTACCTCTGATTTCTTCAGATGTACTTGAAGCAGTGGCAGAAGAGTTGGTGACTTCGATTCCTGACTAA